The following are encoded in a window of Colletotrichum lupini chromosome 3, complete sequence genomic DNA:
- a CDS encoding cytochrome P450: MDPPAFFKANREKFGDVFTFVLLGKKTTVALGTQGNDFILNGKLKDVNAEDIYTVLTTPVFGRDVVYDCPNAKLMEQKKFMKIALTTEAFRSYTPIIADEVTNYFKRSPDFKGKSGVVNLPPKLAEITIFTASHALQGAEIRNKFDESLASLYHDLDMGFTSINFVLHWAPLPWNKKRDHAQRTVAQIYMDEIKQRREQGRTDGLDIMTHLMNSTYKNGTKVPDHEIANMMIALLMAGQHSSSSTSSWIMLRLAQYPQIMEELYEEQVRVLGADLPPLTYEDLAKLPLNQAIIKETLRLHAPIHSIMRAVTSPMPVPGTKYVIPTSHTLLAAPGVSGSDPVYFPEPEEWNPHRWDADSPIAPRLGRPEDADDEKIDYGYGLVSKGAGSPYLPFGAGRHRCIGEHFANLQLQTITAMIVREFKFRNADGSNKINGTDYASLFSRPLEPANIYWEKRNP, from the exons ATGGACCCCCCAGCTTTCTTCAAGGCCAACCGCGAAAAG TTTGGCGATGTCTTCACTTTCGTTCTCCTCGGCAAGAAGACCACGGTCGCTCTCGGAACTCAGGGCAATGACTTCATCCTCAACGGCAAGCTCAAGGATGTGAATGCTGAGGATATCTACACTGTTTTGACCACTCCCGTTTTTGGACGCGATGTTGTCTACGACTGCCCCAACGCCAAGCTCATGGAGCAGAAGAAG TTCATGAAGATTGCCCTCACCACTGAGGCCTTCCGCTCCTACACCCCCATCATTGCCGACGAGGTTACCAACTACTTCAAGCGCAGCCCTGACTTCAAGGGCAAGTCTGGCGTCGTCAATCTGCCCCCCAAGCTGGCCGAGATCACCATTTTCACCGCCTCCCACGCTCTTCAGGGCGCCGAGATCCGCAACAAGTTTGACGAGTCCCTTGCCTCTCTCTACCACGACCTCGACATGGGCTTCACCTCCATCAACTTTGTGCTGCACTGGGCTCCTCTCCCTTGGAACAAGAAGCGTGATCACGCCCAGCGCACCGTTGCTCAGATCTACATGGATGAAATCAAGCAGCGCCGCGAGCAAGGCCGCACCGACGGACTCGATATCATGACCCATCTGATGAACTCTACCTACAAGAACGGCACCAAGGTCCCCGACCACGAGATCGCCAACATGATGATTGCCCTCCTCATGGCCGGCCAGcactcttcctcctccaccaGCTCTTGGATCATGCTTCGTCTCGCCCAGTACCCTCAGATTATGGAGGAGCTCTACGAGGAGCAGGTCCGTGTTCTCGGCGCCGACCTTCCTCCCCTGACCTACGAAGACCTCGCCAAGCTGCCCCTTAACCAGGCCATCATCAAGGAGACTCTTCGCCTGCACGCCCCCATCCACTCCATCATGCGCGCCGTCACATCTCCCATGCCCGTTCCCGGTACCAAGTACGTCATTCCTACCAGTCACACCCTCCTCGCCGCTCCTGGTGTCTCTGGCTCCGACCCCGTCTACTTCCCCGAGCCCGAGGAATGGAACCCCCACCGCTGGGACGCCGACTCTCCTATCGCCCCCAGACTCGGACGCCCCGAAGATGCCGATGATGAGAAGATCGATTACGGTTACGGCTTGGTCAGCAAGGGTGCCGGATCGCCTTACCTCCCATTCGGCGCTGGTCGTCACCGCTGCATCGGTGAGCACTTTGCCAACCTGCAGCTGCAGACCATTACCGCCATGATTGTCAGAGAATTCAAGTTCCGCAACGCCGATGGCAGCAATAAGATCAACGGCACAGACTACGCCTCCCTTTTCTCACGGCCATTGGAGCCCGCCAACATCTACTGGGAGAAGCGCAACCCCTAG
- a CDS encoding kinesin motor domain-containing protein — protein MSNSSVRTLRKTVSINSFPQPPRGDNRISSLPPSPLGADSSRNSTRKSKGSVASTYSQSNGAPSLLNNSAEGKSISSASVRMSDGLISISSPPQSRSSSAQDSYSTSATTYDDPIDGMAAKSSSDGSSDKRGSKLDGKGNVIVSVRVRPDASGNENTKAEGEWMVDGRKSLVAYRGKEGGDYFYDNVFTTHDDNSRVYDCLAKRLVRRVMEGYHGTVFAYGMTGTGKTFSMQGTASSPGVIPLAITDIFSYIRETPSREFLLRVSYLEIYNEKIHDLLSMSTGPGAPAGGQEEIKLREDSKRGVYASPLKEEIVQSPTQLLRVIARGDQARRTASTQFNARSSRSHAVVQIVVESRERIPGNPGGGDSKRSGMLPGGVRVSTLSLIDLAGSEKAAESKERRTEGSHINKSLLTLGTVISKLSEHKDKDGKAADKDGKHLPYRDSKLTRLLQGALSGGSLVSILCTIQIGAAGSAASSNSHTSETINTLKFASRAKNNIVSHAKKAEEALGSGGDGGARVLLERYRMEILELRQQLDTQAKEKNAKYAEEERERDVLEEKARELEAEHRHEEQMLEMQLARTALKERIDHLNRLILSSKSIGVNVSGSYSALGIHPRSSMASARSSLATSNGGRPLLERTASMTSASSTIGRRSSGRSSGGQRQSSGEGGLVTDDDSIGEYGDGSASLSAQNRALQADLADKTRYIQTLEKRLMQARRASSSRTSVGFSAPNKGIMVGEDHSVSTLLREKDAEIAELRARLDDKDRMLGALRSAARSRDTAEGHTDGRTSALYEHSPPPTVNPPPAPSAAHNTPRNRTKSVDEMSKILDEMIQDRVETGHLVKGARGSIRVVSDRKLEVHPELPADLEPLRKAASFDETNKVSVMGM, from the exons ATGAGTAATTCTTCTGTGCGGACGTTGCGTAAGACAGTGAGCATCAACTCATTCCCCCAACCGCCCCGAGGCGACAATCGCATCAGTAGCCTCCCCCCGAGTCCACTTGGTGCTGACTCCTCACGGAACTCTACACGCAAGTCAAAGGGCTCCGTAGCGTCTACGTATTCGCAAAGCAACGGCGCGCCAAGTCTGTTGAACAACAGTGCCGAGGGCAAGTCAATATCAAGCGCAAGTGTGCGTATGTCCGATGGCCTTATCAGCATTTCTTCACCGCCCCAAAGCAGGAGTTCTTCTGCCCAGGACTCGTATTCAACTTCCGCGACGACGTATGATGACCCTATCGATGGAATGGCGGCAAAATCCTCATCTGACGGCAGCAGTGACAAGAGAGGTTCCAAACTAGACGGCAAGGGTAATGTGATTGTCAGTGTGAGAGTGCGACCAGATGCGAGCGGAAACGAGAATACCAAAGCCGAGGGCGAGTGGATGGTTGATGGACGCAAGTCTCTTGTTGCGTACAGAGGAAAGGAAGGCGGAGACTACTTTTATG ATAATGTCTTTACAACACACGACGACAACAGCCGAGTATACGACTGCCTAGCAAAGCGTCTAGTCCGCCGTGTGATGGAAGGCTATCATGGAACGGTTTTCGCCTACGGTATGACTGGTACCGGAAAGACGTTTTCGATGCAAGGAACCGCCTCTTCGCCTGGTGTGATCCCGCTCGCCATTACAGATATCTTTTCCTACATCAGAGAGACACCATCCCGCGAATTCCTGCTTCGTGTCAGTTATTTGGAAATCTACAACGAAAAGATTCACGACTTGCTGAGTATGTCAACTGGGCCCGGCGCACCCGCTGGTGGGCAGGAAGAGATCAAGTTACGCGAAGACAGCAAGCGCGGTGTTTACGCTAGCCCCTTGAAAGAGGAGATTGTTCAGAGTCCTACCCAGCTTCTTAGGGTAATTGCGCGTGGAGACCAAGCGCGTAGAACTGCAAGCACCCAGTTTAATGCGAGGAGCTCCCGAAGTCATGCAGTCGTACAAATCGTGGTGGAGAGCCGAGAGCGGATACCAGGGAACCCTGGAGGTGGCGACAGCAAAAGGTCAGGAATGCTACCCGGTGGCGTGCGAGTGTCAACATTGAGCTTGATCGATCTCGCTGGATCCGAAAAGGCTGCCGAGTCCAAAGAGCGAAGAACCGAAGGCTCGCACATCAACAAGAGTTTGCTCACTTTGGGCACTGTCATCTCCAAACTCTCGGAGCACAAGGACAAGGATGGAAAGGCGGCCGACAAGGACGGGAAGCATCTGCCTTATCGCGACAGCAAGCTGACCAGGCTTTTGCAAGGCGCGTTGTCAGGCGGATCGCTGGTGAGCATTCTTTGCACTATTCAGATTGGCGCGGCTGGCAGCGCTGCGTCCTCGAACTCCCACACATCAGAGACGATCAACACCCTCAAATTCGCATCAAGAGCAAAGAATAATATTGTCAGTCATGCCAAGAAGGCGGAAGAGGCTCTCGGAAGCGGTGGTGATGGCGGTGCGAGAGTTCTCTTGGAGCGGTATCGCATGGAGATCCTTGAGTTACGGCAACAGCTCGACACACAAGCCAAGGAAAAGAATGCAAAGTATGCCGAGGAAGAAAGAGAGCGAGACGTCTTGGAGGAGAAGGCCCGTGAACTTGAGGCTGAGCATCGGCATGAAGAGCAAATGCTCGAAATGCAGCTGGCTCGCACAGCGCTTAAAGAACGGATCGATCACCTCAACCGTCTGATCTTGAGTTCCAAATCAATTGGTGTCAACGTCAGCGGCTCTTACAGCGCTCTTGGCATCCATCCTCGGTCCTCGATGGCATCAGCAAGATCATCATTGGCCACTTCTAATGGCGGCAGGCCACTTCTCGAAAGGACAGCATCAATGACATCGGCGTCATCGACCATAGGCCGTCGTTCTAGCGGTCGATCGAGTGGAGGACAACGCCAATCTAGTGGCGAAGGAGGGCTTGTAACAGACGACGACAGCATTGGCGAATATGGTGACGGAAGCGCCTCCCTATCAGCTCAGAACCGCGCCTTGCAAGCCGACCTAGCGGACAAGACAAGATACATCCAGACGCTGGAGAAACGGCTTATGCAGGCACGAAGAGCCAGTTCTTCGAGGACTTCAGTTGGCTTCTCCGCCCCGAATAAGGGCATCATGGTCGGAGAAGACCATAGTGTGTCAACGCTTCTGCGGGAGAAGGATGCCGAGATCGCAGAGCTTCGGGCTAGACTGGACGACAAGGATCGCATGTTGGGTGCGCTTCGGTCTGCAGCGCGTTCTCGAGACACGGCAGAGGGCCACACCGATGGCAGGACATCGGCCCTTTACGAACACAGCCCACCACCGACGGTGAACCCGCCACCAGCACCATCCGCCGCCCATAACACTCCTCGCAACCGTACCAAGAGTGTCGATGAAATGAGCAAGATCCTGGATGAGATGATCCAGGACCGCGTCGAGACGGGCCATCTCGTGAAGGGAGCACGGGGAAGCATTCGCGTCGTCAGCGATCGTAAACTTGAGGTGCATCCAGAGTTGCCTGCGGATCTCGAACCCCTCAGGAAGGCAGCATCATTTGATGAAACCAACAAGGTCTCGGTGATGGGCATGTGA